From the genome of Fundulus heteroclitus isolate FHET01 chromosome 7, MU-UCD_Fhet_4.1, whole genome shotgun sequence, one region includes:
- the lrrc3 gene encoding leucine-rich repeat-containing protein 3 encodes MQDFARPRMSRVSLMLNDFALFWGVFSGIILRHASVTACPSSCHCIEKNSLMVVQCMSRNLEKIPADLPRETVVLLLAANRITHIPNHAFRELHHLQELDLSNNDIETVDMAAFQGVSDSLLALDLSSNHIQSVPKEAFAHLRAKISLSNNPWHCECTLQEVLRELRLDPETVNEVICHTAVQEEYAGKPVIQVLDSGINFCNFHHKTTDVAMFVTMFGWFTMVIAYVIYYVRHNQEDARRHLEYLKSLPSNSQISKDFDTVSTVL; translated from the coding sequence ATGCAGGACTTTGCGAGGCCTCGGATGTCCAGGGTATCCCTCATGTTAAACGACTTTGCCCTATTCTGGGGCGTCTTCTCTGGGATAATTCTACGACATGCATCCGTGACGGCTTGTCCCTCAAGCTGTCATTGCATTGAGAAGAACAGCTTGATGGTGGTCCAATGCATGTCTCGCAACCTGGAAAAGATCCCCGCGGATCTTCCCAGGGAGACGGTTGTCCTGCTTTTGGCGGCCAACCGCATCACGCACATTCCCAACCACGCCTTCAGAGAGCTGCACCACCTTCAGGAGCTGGACCTGTCCAACAACGACATCGAGACGGTGGACATGGCCGCGTTTCAGGGCGTTTCTGACAGCCTCCTCGCGCTGGATTTATCAAGCAACCACATCCAAAGCGTCCCAAAAGAGGCGTTTGCCCACCTGCGGGCAAAGATCAGCCTCTCAAACAACCCATGGCACTGCGAGTGCACGCTGCAGGAGGTCCTGAGGGAGCTGCGTCTGGACCCTGAGACGGTGAACGAGGTGATCTGCCACACAGCGGTGCAGGAGGAGTACGCCGGGAAACCCGTCATCCAGGTGCTGGACTCAGGGATCAACTTCTGCAACTTTCACCACAAGACCACCGACGTCGCCATGTTCGTCACCATGTTTGGGTGGTTCACCATGGTTATTGCATACGTGATCTACTACGTAAGACACAATCAGGAGGACGCCAGGAGGCACCTGGAGTACCTCAAGTCGCTGCCCAGCAACTCTCAGATCAGCAAGGACTTTGACACTGTCAGCACGGTTCTTTAA